The Chanos chanos chromosome 9, fChaCha1.1, whole genome shotgun sequence genome includes the window TAGGGTTGTGCTCAATAAAGCCGATactgatcagttaaaaaatgccttgatcggccccgataccgatctttCCCTactattaaaataaattaatgaggACATTTTATAGCTTAAAATAGCATAAGTTACTGGTGTctacttgagagagagagagagagagagagagagagagagagagagagcgagagggtgagagagagagagagagagcgagagggcgagagagagagagagagagagagagagagagggagagaacattCCATGCATTGGGCTGCACTATCATAGAGAAGTCAAAGGTGGAGGGTGGAGAGAAGCGAGACCAGGAATTCCTGTAAAAATTCTCATGTCATTAAAATTCAATGACAAGCATGGAGAAGACATGGAGGGAAAGCGTTAGGGGGAGTACGAGGGGACTGGTAAAACGTAAAATGTGGAGTAAGATGTCTCTGTAGGCTACAACCCACTATTAAGCATGCTAGGAATACATGTCAGTTACTATGGAATTAAGCTGtaatacagagtgtgtgtgtgtgtgtgtgtgtgtgtgtgtgtgtgtgtgtgtgtgtgtgcgtgtctgcagTACAGTACCTCTTTCTGTGAAAGCCTGTTCCCCACGTGCTTGAATACGGCTGAACAGTTCTCCACCATCCATGCTGTGCCCAAAACATTGAGACATGAAAATTGTAAACACATTACTCTAAGCAGTAAATGATGGTACGGTCTGACTTAAAAAAactatatttttgtttggtttcgaTATGCTACAATGTACAGTAAGGCACAATAGAGAGTACACACATATTAAGGTAATGTAATAcgatttgtgtttttcttactACTCCATGACGAGAAGAAGGCATTTCTTGCCCTGGTAGAAATTCTCGTAGACATCAGCTATCTGTACGATCCGCTGACACGCCGATGCCCTGCAGTGAAGCTCCGCCTCCCTCCTTGCCTTCGGACTGTCCTGTaacatctgacagagagagagagagagagagagagatatggacacacagagcagtgggaAGTACCAGACTAAGTCAAAGCACTGATTATGCATAGCTGAAAATGCTACAGACATATATCTGTAACAGAGCAAGGGTGAAAAACATAGAGGTGGAGAAGGGAGGAGAATTTGTAGAGATCTGGAAACCAGACATTCtggcataaacaaacaaatcagaggCTCTGCTAATCCAGTGGATCAGACAATgttgtttgcaaaaaaaaaaaaaaaaataatgaaagggGATGGTACGCCTAGTGAAGTAGAGTCATATATCACTGCTGGTGACCTTTGGTGATATAATACACGGATACATCATTACATATAACATTTCATTATAATGACACCTGAAATTTCATAAGTACTGCAAATACCATGTTCACTTAAATAGCAGATCCACCAGAGCTTGTACATCTTTCATCTACACATACTGTAGATCTAAGATCCATAGGTCTTGTAACAGATGTTCATCAGAGTaagattcacaaacacacaattttgTGATTTAATGCTTTAACCAACCAAATGAGCACAGACTAAACAGTACTTGGTTTGAGCCAGGCCTTTTAATAACCTTACAGTGCAAGTGATTACTCAAGACCCATATTTAAGccctggggtttttttaaagCCTTACAGCTGGTCAACTTAATGCCTAacgtaaatgtaatgtaaatgtacaacTCAGAACCCTTCCTGTACTAGAGCTTGAAGAATGTGAATGAAGGTAACTATGGAAACCACAATGTGTTCCAGAAGTCTCACAGGTCTCGGTATAGCAGCCCACGTTTGTTTATTCAGCAATAAGAACTTAGCACAGAATTTAGGTAAACTGCTATATTTTACAGTGTCATTTTCAAACAGAGAACTAAACAATATTACTGaaacaaaattttgttttaGAGATTTAATCCTGTTGACAGACCACTACTAATGGCCCCAAACAGCCACTCATTGACTAATTATGTTTAGTTATCAATGTGACACGTATGATTTGTGATTACTTTTCAGTCACTCATTAGTGAGTCATcccccaacttttttttttacacttcacTGAATGAGAAGtgcaggcaggcagaggagtTCTGATGTCCAcattaatgaatacattgttCTGATCCAGTTGTATTGTTCGACTGAGCGTACTGGCAGTATGCTACAGTTACAAACACAGTAATCTGTCTAGACCAAATAAGCTGACAGCATGATAAGAGGATAAAACCCAGAGTCCAGTTTGTGAAGGAGCCAAAGGACTGGCTGCTGTCTCAGTGGCAGACTGTGTTATGTATGGTTATGACATCTTAAAAGACACTTCTGGAAACGTACTCTCACTTAGCACGTCAGAGCCAGCAGGAGGACACCTTATGGCTGCCTAACTGTAAGGACATAACTATATAAGATTGATGAAAATGACAGTATCAGTCTGCAGAATCCCTGTCATTAGTAGGGTAAGCATACATCTAACAGGCTGTCAAGGAATTATGTGTCACTGACTAAAGCATGTTGTAGGTTTACTCATTTATTCTGAGTGTCATCTGGTAAGCTGTTTAGGCCTCTGAAAACATCCCTCACTTGCCTGGAATGTTCCCAGTGCTGCTGAAAGGTAGAGACACACTCTAAGTAGACAAACACTCAGTTAACCATCAGCATTCAGATAGTTCTCATCTCATCAGGAAATTACCTCAGTGACCGATTGATCCTTTGTTGATAATTTTAGGCTTTTGTAAGTTTTCCAAAAGCAGGCTAGAACAAGCTTATCATAGCCAAACACACAATACCAATAACAAAACAGCAAGCCTGTCAGctagctcaaaagttcaagTGCTTGAATGAAGCTATAGTGGCCTATTTGCTCCAACCAGAGCCGttaagagagagttttttctaccactctggccccgactacgttcatgtaacatgtaaacaacaacccatgttgatgtagacacaaatagttgcccatacatcttttagtcatacacattttcattctacatgtagcctttaacctctgccatcttggtcagacttttcttgttactcctgcctctccagagaacgtcacgtaccaattACATCACAccctgaactgattggttcttgtGTGGTTCTCATTTTATAGCCACTGATgtcagtggttccaacttttggacAAGCAATTTTGAGGAGCCATCTTTTTTGGTGCAAATGCGTGGAACCGGTTCTAGATTAGGCACAGGAACCGGCACCACGTTGATGGAAAAGGGCTATAAATCCCTTTTGCTGGGCTTTTGGCTGTGTTAGCTGCCTTCTCCAAATGCCATGAAAAACACTCTCTTGTATGatcaatttatttttataaattttgaattttatgTTTTAGAATAGGGGCAATAGTCtggaaacacaaatatttttccatactctcttttctttttcccatacTTATCCTGACATGGAAATTATTACAATCAAATTCCATACTTTTCCATACTGTGTAGGAACCCTGTACCACAACACATTACCAATTTCTACTCCCTGGTACTCTCTttctcatagacacacacatacacacacacacacgcacacactcattcacacaataGCATGGGTTCTTTAACATTTCTTGGGCGTTCACCGTATAGTTAACTTGACTTCAAGAACCAAACAGATTAACAAAACTCATGTTTTTTTCTATAAATCGTGTACATTCAGAGCGTATTCAAACAGattaacaaaactcatttttttccccctttaaatCGTATACCTTCAGAGCGTATTTGACACCACTGCTCTTCTGGACTATCTCAAGCACCTTGCCGTTAATGCCTAGTCCCAGGACCAGACCCGTGAGTTTGTAGTCTTCCGTGATGACGTTTTTCTTAAACCGATGGGTCGTTCTTGAATAAGTCTGAGGGGGTGGGTTGTTCTGCTGGTTTTGCCCCTCTTGTTGATTAGGAGAAACcacatcattttgattttgtgaGTCAGCAAACATGTCGCTCTGAATGGTAGCTTCAAGTAGCTTGCCGTTTCCCCGaccgctctccctctcctttaaGGGGAAGTTGTCTTGGATGTGTTAGAGGATTTAGAGACGATCCAATTAGCTGGGTTACCACCAAAGCAGCACTTTATTTAACAGCATGCTGCTTTATTGGTATTGGACCGCTctaagagagaggaaacagtttCCACTCTCTCCATTGTTTAAATGAGgtctatccatccatccgcTCTGTCTAACGTGGGATAATATTGGTTTATTCTAGGCCCATGTCCGGAGTCCGCGGTGTTTTCGCCGGTGGCATCGGGAGGATTCAGATAGGATACTTCTACTGTCACTCACAATCTTAGATGTCCCGCATCCCTTCTACACTATTGTCCCGCGAGAGCGCTCAGATTGATATTCAGTACTGGACACCGCCTCCCCTACGACTTAACGTACTTTATCACGGTCGCCACCTTTTTTAAAGCCGAATTCACTGAGCCCAACTAATTTCTTGAATTGCTGGATTATATAATTGTGAATAATTACTTCTTCATAACTTAATGTGGTTGTATGGACGGCATGTCCCTGGCCGCTGTCCATAGTCCCTACACtttatgatttttgttttttgttttgaaacaaaagAAGTCGCGATTAAACGATTTTTTTTGGAGGAAGTGAATTCTGGTTTTAATAACTTGCCTCATCAACCAACTAAATGAAAACACGCTCAGACTGTGAAGCTATTAGAAGTATTAAAGCTCTAATGACAGTTCAAAAACGAAGCAGAAATAAAGCGAGAAAAAGCTCTTTTGAAAGGAATATTTAAAGATTTAAGCACGCCTGCGTATTCCTTGTTGTCAGTATTTTTATAGgttaattagtttattttacGGACGTGTATTTTGGACTGGTATTACTCAACAGTGTATTCCAGGAGTGTCCACAAGGATGCCAAACAAGTACCGGCGTTGTTTCCTAGTCGGACGTTTATTGGTGTTGCACAAGCGCAACAGTCCCCGGCATTTGCCAGCGTCGctttgctgtaaaatgtgtttaacGGTCCTGCCTAAAACTTGATTTCGGCGCGTTTGTCGCTAACATTTTGCTCCCAAAGACCTCGAGACctacaaaaaatacacagacagtgcGAGTGACTCCAAGATGTTCGCAAAAGCGTTTCGTGTGAAGTCGAACACAGTGATAAAAGGATCCGACAGGTGTGTAACTGGCCAGCAGACTGTTCTTTAATATGCAGTTATGTGTGTTagttatgacattttaaacGCCGTATGACAGAGGTTTGCACATCAAATAATTCCATTCAGATGAAGCTATTCTTTTAAGTGTTGACGACCAGTTATCATCACCCCTGTTCTATGCGCCCTCCACTGCAGCAGAAAATAGTTCAACATTGATTGCTAACCAGTGACTCTCAAAGCAGACGCGCAGATTACACCTGTCATAGGAATACAGATTTACTTGGTTACAGCGATCGGTTTTCGTGAAATTTGCGCATTGACACAGGGTGTGGTTTTATCTCCCGTCCTTTTGAACCCAAACAGTGAATCTGACGTACATTTCATACTGCTGCCCTCTGCCAGAGTTCACAGCACTTAATATCATAACCGCAAGTTCTCATGACAGTAATTTGCCACTTACTCATCTCTCTTCCGCCTGACTCTCCTCTGGCTTTCCCAGACGAAAGCTGAAAGCAGACATCTCTGCGGCTTTCCCGTGTCTTTCTCCGGAAGAGCTCTCTGAACTGGTGCCGAATAAAGAGGACCTGAACGTGGTGAAGATTTACGCACATAAAGGAGATGCTGTCACATTATACGTGCTCAACAAAAACCCCATGTTCTTTCAGGTAGAGAAACAGCTATATCCAACAGGTAGGCCTGCAAGCAGTGcttttacgcacacacacaaacctctgcGGAGAGGAGAGATGCTTGACTTAAAGGCCCAAACACTGCAGTATTGGTGAAAACAGCACATGAGCTGAAGTAAGACATTGGGCAGCATTGTATTAACTTTGGGAGCAAGCGTTCTGTGATTAGAAGTGTATAGTAACCTGTGTGAATAATAACAAAGGTTTGTGTCAAGTGTCTGGTCTTTAACATAACCCCTCTGAAGGCAGAGATAAAACTTATTAGACTCTtctttcactgttgttttttttcctagtgTATACGCTTTGGCGTTACCCTGACATGCTACCAGCCTTCACCACGTGGCCTCCAGTCCTGCAGAAACTGGTGGGTGGGGCAGGTGAGTGTCTGAGAGTCTGATGTTTGGGTGGTGGTCACCTCTGGGTACCTGACATTTTACTGAGCCAGTAACTGTTTtgcccactctctctgtctcctctctcttctctttctctctctctcttctctctccccctctcgctctctctctctctctctctctctctctttctctctctctctctctctctctctctctctttctctctctctcagacctcaTGTTGCCTGGAGTGGTGGTCTCTCCTGGTGGCCTAGCTGACGTTAAACAGGGAGACTTCTGTGCAGTTAATGTGGTTAACAACAGGTAATGTGAGTCATAGTCTACACTCTGcagttatgtaaaaaaaaaaaagaaagaaaatatttccacacattGCTTGTTTGCACAGATAATACTGTAATTTTGGTCTAGTCAGGTTGGAAGCTTTATCCATAAAGATTGACAGTCCTGTTTGACTGATTGACAGTcctgtttgattgattgatagtCCTGTTTGATTGACTGATAGTCCTGTTTGATTGATAGTcctgtttgattgattgatagtcccgtttgattgattgatagtcctgtttgattgattgatagtcccgtttgattgattgatagtCCTGTTTGATTGATAGTCccgtttgattgattgatagtCCTGTTTGATTGATAGTcctgtttgattgattgatagtcctgtttgattgattgatagtcctgtttgactgattgacagtcctgtttgattgattgacagtCCTGTTTGACTGATTGAGAGTCCTGTTTGACTGATTGACAGtactgtttgattgattgacagtCCTGTTTGACTGATTGAGAGTCCTGTTTGACTGATTGACAGtactgtttgattgattgatagtcctgtttgattgattgatagtCCTGTTTGACTGATTGACAGTCctatttgattgattgatagtCCTATTTGATTGACTGATAGTcctgtttgattgattgacagtCCTGTTTGACTGATTGACAGTCctatttgattgattgatagtCCTATTTGATTGACTGATAGTcctgtttgattgattgacagtCCTGTTTGATTGTAGAGTGCCTGTGGCCGTTGGTACTGCAGCCATGTCCAGCACTGAGATGCAGAACTGTGGGATGAAGGGGAAGGGAGTGAATGTGTTACACACGTACATGGACCAGCTGTGGTGAGCACTAcactcgcacatacatacacacacacacacacacacaaacacacacataaagaaccACTCTATGAGTTGCATCTAGGTTCTGGAGTGgtatcaaggtttttttttttcttaggtgCCATTGAATTATTAGTAAAACACAGGTATGTCATTTTTGCCCAATGTTCATGCTCCATTacaatgattttcttttgtctctttctttcttgtgtttgtgtaacttTTGTGAAATTTAGTCCAAATCTAGCCAGTTGGGGCTCTATTCTGTTGGAACTGCAGAGAGCTTGATACTCTGTCAGAGAATTGTATATTGCAGTTTGCCAAATGTACCACGTGCCATCGGAAGAAAGCACCAAAAGGAATCGATTTtctatattttaaaacacaaccaGTGGTCTTAATAATACATGGGTTGTTACTGGCTTTGATAGCCCTTCTTCAGGACTTCTTTGGAAGTCAATATGAAGCGCTCTGctgtgatggtgtagtgataAGGGCTTTGGTCTAGTAACTAATGGATTGTGGGTTCAAACCCTGCGCCTGATATTTCATGGCTCATCCACAGGCCTCTTACCTGTCACATACATAGTGACAGCCTAATTTTATGCCGCTCTAGATAAGAGAGtcagctaaatgaacaaaactgtgaATTTATTTCCGGTTTCTCAAATAGGGCATTTGGAGATAAAAGCTCTCCACCGGTTATACCACCTGCAGACTGccaaggacagacagagaaagagccagAGGGGGAAGAAggcagtggaggagaggaggatgaagggatgcaagaagggagagaggagagtgaaggagagcaTGACTCCGTGGTGGTGGAACCGTCTGATCTAAACATGCAGCAGCTCAGCCTATCAGAACAGGAGAAAGATGgaggggaagaagaggaggagcaaggaaatggagaaaaagaggaggaagaaaaagaggaggaagaggaggactcCAGATCACCCAAAGGTACCACAACTCTTGTGTCAAAAGATGCTTCtcgtttttatttgttttatttaatttagatttttCAAGTGTGAGTAGTTTTCACTGATTTCCAGAATTAAAACATACAGTGAACTGGTGTtaattgatctctctctctctcttgctctctctctctattgacCAGTGGTTGCATTAGAAGGTTTAACACTAATGTCTTCTACCAAGCCAGACTAGGATTTGTCTaggtgtctgactgtgtgtgtgtgcttgtatgtctgtgtgtgtacattgactctgtgtgagtgtgtgtgtgtgtgtatgtgttgattgtgtgtgcgtgtctgtctgtgtgtgtgtgtgtattgactgtgtgtgtgtgtatctgtattgactttgtgtgtgtctgtttctgtctgcctgtgtgtattcATTGTGGGTGTGTCTCCGTGCAGAGCAGATGGATGCCTTGTTGCTCCAGTGTTTCTTACACGCTCTCAAGACCAAAGTAAAGAAGTCAGAGCTCCCCCTGCTGACCAGTACCTTCCTGAGGAATCACATGGTCTCCTGCTGGTACTTAACACTACCTGTTACTGAACTTCCTTAATCTCTTCTTAACACAAGCTCCTTACTCATCTAGGTCTGTACGGTCAGATGCTtgatttcatctcattttcGGCACTATTCATTGTCTGGAGTGCTCAGTTGTTTTCGAGTGGAAATGCAGGGGCGTGTTCATTGGTGCCTGTAAAAACTGGTCACTCTCATTTTAGTTCATGCTTCACCATAAATGATTGGATGTGACTgctgtcagtctttttttttttttctctctgatctttAATCTTATCTGATCcagctgtttgactgtgtggtgttctgctgtcactcagtaatacaCAGCATAAGATCTTTTTGTGGTAGAAAGAGCTTAATCCTAATATGTGGTGTATATTTTCTCACAATACCAATCCCCgatccacacatgcacaaagctAACCCCCCTTGTAAAGATAA containing:
- the eif2d gene encoding eukaryotic translation initiation factor 2D isoform X1, with amino-acid sequence MFAKAFRVKSNTVIKGSDRRKLKADISAAFPCLSPEELSELVPNKEDLNVVKIYAHKGDAVTLYVLNKNPMFFQVEKQLYPTVYTLWRYPDMLPAFTTWPPVLQKLVGGADLMLPGVVVSPGGLADVKQGDFCAVNVVNNRVPVAVGTAAMSSTEMQNCGMKGKGVNVLHTYMDQLWAFGDKSSPPVIPPADCQGQTEKEPEGEEGSGGEEDEGMQEGREESEGEHDSVVVEPSDLNMQQLSLSEQEKDGGEEEEEQGNGEKEEEEKEEEEEDSRSPKEQMDALLLQCFLHALKTKVKKSELPLLTSTFLRNHMVSCCPRGKQLDIKKSSYKKLSKFLQVMQKEHSLVQVKELSKGVESIVEVDWKNPELRSFSTPEDCGPAEDSVEGTGASEVPYHPPEITPLYSVTARLETLFQDAQKRKGAVLQASDIRAIITDYVKKNELVDDTNKNYVNINPTLCDCLLEKSEYQEVEKLKWDDLFSRTLSRMQACHQLLFPGQAPVIRKGTVEPIDITVASRGSNKKVTIIKNLEVFGLDPAVVATTLQQRVQASCVLHAAPGAKDRLLVQVQGNQVQQVGKLLLDQYQIPRKYIQGLEKAAKPGKKK